A genomic stretch from Lysobacter ciconiae includes:
- a CDS encoding PA4780 family RIO1-like protein kinase produces the protein MKTPAGLQPLIDEGVIDEVLRPLKSGKEADVYVVRSGDEILCAKVYKDMAQRSFQQRVQYQEGRKVRGSREQRAITKASKFGRKEQEAAWKNTEVDALYRLADAGVRVPAPRGYYNGVLVMELVTDAEGHSAARLGEVELTAAQAREYHAFLVRQVVLMLCIDLIHGDLSEYNVLVGPDGPVVIDFPQVVSASGNNAARKMLQRDVNNLTLSLGGVAPELLSTHYAEEMWALYEKGELRPDSELTGQFAFDESSADLDSVQLAIRDAREEALIRQQGREAAAEEY, from the coding sequence ATGAAGACCCCCGCCGGCTTGCAGCCGTTGATCGATGAAGGCGTGATCGACGAAGTGCTGCGCCCGCTCAAGAGCGGCAAGGAAGCAGACGTCTACGTGGTCCGTTCCGGTGACGAGATCCTGTGCGCCAAGGTCTACAAGGACATGGCCCAGCGCAGCTTCCAGCAGCGCGTGCAGTACCAGGAAGGACGCAAGGTCCGCGGCAGCCGCGAGCAGCGCGCGATCACCAAGGCGAGCAAGTTCGGCCGCAAGGAGCAGGAGGCCGCCTGGAAGAACACCGAGGTCGACGCGCTGTATCGCCTGGCCGATGCCGGGGTGCGGGTTCCTGCGCCGCGCGGCTATTACAACGGCGTGCTGGTGATGGAGCTGGTCACCGACGCCGAGGGCCATTCCGCCGCGCGCCTGGGCGAGGTCGAGCTGACTGCCGCGCAGGCCCGCGAATACCACGCCTTCCTGGTGCGCCAGGTCGTCCTGATGCTGTGCATCGACCTGATCCACGGCGATCTGTCCGAGTACAACGTGCTGGTCGGGCCGGACGGTCCGGTGGTGATCGATTTCCCGCAGGTGGTCAGCGCATCGGGCAACAACGCCGCGCGCAAGATGCTCCAGCGTGACGTCAACAACCTCACCCTCAGCCTGGGCGGGGTCGCCCCCGAGCTGCTGTCGACCCACTACGCCGAGGAGATGTGGGCGCTGTACGAGAAGGGCGAGCTGCGGCCCGACAGCGAGCTGACCGGCCAGTTCGCATTCGATGAATCCAGCGCGGACCTGGACAGCGTCCAGCTGGCCATCCGCGATGCCCGCGAGGAAGCGCTGATCCGCCAGCAGGGACGCGAGGCGGCGGCCGAGGAGTACTGA
- a CDS encoding FKBP-type peptidyl-prolyl cis-trans isomerase codes for MKPFSTRTPARAASTFLLGLALAGTVLAGCSPSTLPAPPNGSVAEQQRIDLVDGTGAVAAAGDEVSVHYTGWVYDQDAPENRGAQFDSSRERGTPIEFVLGAGRVIRGWDDGVAGMRVGGKRVLLIPAAQGYGSRGAGGVIPPDASLVFEVELMDVSKKH; via the coding sequence TTGAAACCCTTTTCGACCCGCACACCCGCGCGCGCCGCATCCACCTTTCTGCTCGGACTTGCCCTCGCCGGCACCGTGCTGGCCGGGTGCTCGCCATCCACACTGCCGGCGCCGCCCAACGGCAGCGTGGCCGAACAGCAGCGCATCGATCTGGTCGACGGCACCGGCGCGGTGGCGGCCGCGGGCGATGAGGTCAGCGTCCACTACACCGGCTGGGTGTACGACCAGGACGCGCCGGAAAACCGAGGCGCGCAATTCGACAGCTCGCGCGAGCGCGGCACGCCTATCGAGTTCGTCCTGGGCGCCGGCCGGGTGATCCGCGGCTGGGATGACGGCGTCGCCGGCATGCGGGTCGGCGGCAAGCGCGTGCTGCTGATACCCGCCGCACAGGGCTACGGCAGCCGGGGCGCCGGCGGCGTGATTCCGCCGGACGCCTCGCTGGTGTTCGAGGTCGAACTGATGGACGTCAGCAAGAAGCACTGA
- a CDS encoding LLM class flavin-dependent oxidoreductase gives MIPYSLLDLAPVTEGSDIPQAFANTLDLARNAERLGYQRFWLAEHHNMPGIASAATAVLIGYVAGGTSTIRVGAGGIMLPNHSPLQVAEQFGTLASLYPDRIDLGLGRAPGTDQATVRALRRYHEGADAFPHDVAELLGFFRPAKPGQPVRAVPGAGIQVPVWLLGSSLFSARLSAAMGLPFAFASHFAPDAMDDALALYHGEFTPSARLDKPHAMLALNVVAAETDAEARRLFTTQQQAFAKLRRGDIGLVPPPIDDIDAWWTPQDKEGVGRALACAVVGDIDTVRKGIAAFIERHRPDELLLTANIFDHAARVRSFEIAAEAMAKN, from the coding sequence ATGATTCCCTATTCCCTGCTCGACCTTGCCCCCGTCACCGAGGGCAGCGATATCCCCCAAGCGTTTGCCAACACGCTGGACCTGGCGCGCAACGCCGAGCGCCTGGGCTACCAGCGCTTCTGGCTCGCCGAACACCACAACATGCCCGGCATCGCGAGCGCGGCGACCGCGGTCCTGATCGGCTATGTCGCCGGCGGCACCTCGACCATCCGCGTCGGCGCCGGCGGCATCATGCTGCCCAACCACTCACCGCTGCAGGTCGCCGAGCAGTTTGGCACCCTGGCGTCGCTGTACCCGGACCGCATCGACCTTGGATTGGGCCGAGCGCCCGGAACCGATCAGGCGACCGTGCGCGCGCTGCGGCGCTACCACGAGGGCGCCGACGCGTTCCCGCACGACGTCGCCGAGCTGCTCGGCTTCTTCCGTCCGGCCAAACCGGGTCAACCGGTGCGCGCCGTGCCCGGTGCCGGGATCCAGGTCCCGGTCTGGTTGCTGGGCTCCAGTCTGTTCAGTGCGCGGCTGTCGGCGGCGATGGGCCTGCCGTTCGCATTCGCATCGCATTTTGCGCCCGACGCGATGGACGACGCGCTGGCGCTGTACCACGGCGAGTTCACGCCGTCGGCGCGCCTGGACAAGCCGCACGCGATGCTGGCGCTCAACGTGGTCGCCGCCGAGACCGACGCCGAGGCGCGACGCCTGTTCACCACCCAGCAGCAGGCGTTCGCGAAGCTGCGTCGGGGCGACATCGGCCTGGTGCCGCCGCCGATCGACGACATCGACGCGTGGTGGACACCGCAGGATAAGGAAGGCGTGGGCCGCGCGCTGGCCTGCGCGGTGGTCGGTGATATCGACACCGTTCGCAAGGGCATCGCCGCCTTCATCGAACGTCATCGGCCCGATGAGTTGCTGCTTACCGCGAACATCTTCGACCACGCGGCGCGGGTGCGCTCGTTCGAGATTGCCGCCGAAGCGATGGCGAAGAACTGA
- a CDS encoding extracellular solute-binding protein: MRLLPLTAVILAALAACSADKPPSSDAGTDAPASDAATELVVYTSRNEQLLKPLFDRYTEETGVKITYLTDKAPPLMERLKAEGSRSKADVFITVDAGNLWQATNMDLLQPVDSQRLRDNIPENLRDPENRWFGLSVRARTIIHDPAKAPADTLSTYEDLADPKWKGKLCLRTSNSVYNQSLIATMMASLGAEKTEEVVRGWVANLAAPPMASDNEVIEAIAAGRCAVGISNTYYLGRALRKDEALPVTVFWPNQAEGERGVHVNVSGAGVTRHAPHPQAAREFIEWLSDGDAQELFAGENLEYPANPKIATDPLIKAWGDYRQDLINVSQAGAMQADAVKLMDRAGYR; the protein is encoded by the coding sequence GTGCGACTGCTCCCCCTGACCGCTGTCATCCTGGCCGCGCTTGCCGCCTGCTCCGCCGACAAGCCGCCTTCCAGCGATGCCGGCACCGACGCCCCGGCCAGCGATGCCGCAACCGAACTGGTGGTCTATACCTCGCGCAACGAGCAGCTGCTGAAGCCCCTGTTCGACCGTTACACCGAGGAGACCGGAGTCAAGATCACCTATCTGACCGACAAGGCGCCGCCGCTGATGGAGCGCCTCAAGGCCGAAGGCAGCCGCAGCAAGGCCGACGTGTTCATCACCGTGGACGCCGGCAACCTGTGGCAGGCCACCAACATGGACCTGCTGCAGCCGGTGGACTCCCAGCGCCTGCGCGACAACATCCCGGAAAACCTGCGCGACCCGGAGAACCGCTGGTTCGGCCTCTCGGTGCGCGCACGCACGATCATCCACGATCCGGCCAAGGCCCCCGCGGACACGCTGTCGACGTATGAAGACCTCGCCGACCCGAAATGGAAGGGCAAGCTGTGCCTGCGCACCAGCAACTCGGTCTACAACCAGAGCCTGATCGCCACGATGATGGCCAGCCTGGGCGCGGAGAAGACCGAAGAGGTCGTGCGCGGCTGGGTGGCCAACCTGGCGGCGCCGCCGATGGCCAGCGACAACGAGGTGATCGAGGCGATCGCTGCCGGCCGCTGCGCCGTGGGTATCAGCAACACCTATTACCTGGGTCGCGCGTTGCGCAAGGACGAGGCGCTGCCGGTCACCGTTTTCTGGCCCAACCAGGCCGAGGGCGAGCGCGGCGTGCACGTCAACGTATCGGGCGCAGGCGTGACCCGCCATGCACCGCATCCGCAGGCGGCACGCGAGTTCATCGAGTGGCTTTCCGACGGTGACGCGCAGGAGCTGTTCGCCGGCGAGAACCTGGAATATCCCGCCAACCCGAAGATCGCCACCGACCCGCTGATCAAGGCCTGGGGCGATTACCGCCAGGACCTGATCAACGTCTCCCAAGCCGGGGCGATGCAGGCCGACGCCGTCAAGCTCATGGACCGTGCCGGCTATCGCTGA